From Ramlibacter tataouinensis, the proteins below share one genomic window:
- a CDS encoding transglutaminase-like domain-containing protein encodes MLLTVENRSSGPWRALDEDKPERWLHDTPRLQLGHPKLRIQVMKLTQLRSTAQHMALACFHFVRALPFKTLPDPMGVTSIDVLTMRWGDSHTKGLLFIAMLRCLGIPARLRLVHLGPAFLNGLLDTGGRSVSHALSEVYLEGRWMRVDAYCVDVPLGLAARARLLREGRRMGFGVHMNGQVAWDGTADALGSFNVHDPTSVPVADLGPYDDTAQLAERGLCPRMHWADQASWSISTALLNRRIRLLRQSLWQTPPKALDEPLVH; translated from the coding sequence ATGCTCCTCACCGTCGAAAACAGAAGCAGCGGACCCTGGCGTGCCTTGGACGAGGACAAGCCTGAACGATGGCTGCACGACACCCCGCGGCTGCAGCTTGGCCACCCAAAGCTCCGGATCCAGGTGATGAAGCTCACGCAGCTTCGCAGTACGGCACAGCATATGGCGCTGGCCTGCTTCCACTTCGTCAGGGCGCTGCCGTTCAAGACCCTGCCAGATCCCATGGGCGTCACATCTATCGACGTCCTGACCATGCGTTGGGGGGACAGCCACACCAAGGGGCTGCTGTTCATCGCCATGCTGCGGTGCCTGGGCATCCCGGCCCGGCTTCGATTGGTCCACCTGGGGCCGGCATTTCTGAACGGCCTGCTCGACACCGGCGGTCGCAGCGTCAGCCACGCGCTGAGCGAAGTCTACTTAGAAGGCCGCTGGATGCGCGTCGACGCCTACTGCGTGGACGTGCCATTGGGTCTGGCCGCGCGGGCCCGCCTGCTGCGGGAAGGCCGCAGGATGGGTTTTGGCGTCCACATGAACGGCCAGGTCGCCTGGGACGGGACAGCCGATGCCCTGGGGTCCTTCAACGTTCACGATCCGACCAGCGTGCCCGTAGCCGACCTGGGGCCGTATGACGACACGGCTCAACTGGCGGAACGCGGGCTGTGCCCGCGGATGCACTGGGCTGACCAGGCCAGTTGGAGCATCAGCACCGCCCTTCTGAACCGGCGCATTCGGCTGCTGCGTCAATCGCTGTGGCAGACGCCGCCCAAAGCCCTCGACGAGCCGCTCGTGCACTGA
- a CDS encoding IclR family transcriptional regulator produces MAYTVESVDEALGLLSLVAQAPGLGVTELSKRSGITKARAFRLLTTLEERGFVQRQAEAATYQLGSASLLIGMAAVEQVSLVRQAVKHLEQLGAKFNEDVQVRIRNGLETLCVARWESTHDLRFHTPIGSRRPLHAGASGKLLLAFAPEAVAAEILAADVPRYTPQTLSRTKLSQELGRIRKQGYSVSHGEISADVVAIAAPVRDGSGQVIAAISIAAPASRAPDKGEKFIQPLLGAAQALSAELGFRAPA; encoded by the coding sequence ATGGCTTACACCGTCGAGTCTGTGGACGAGGCACTGGGCCTACTCAGTCTGGTCGCCCAGGCGCCAGGGCTGGGCGTGACGGAGCTGTCCAAGCGTTCGGGAATCACCAAGGCCCGGGCCTTCCGGCTTCTCACAACTTTGGAAGAACGCGGGTTCGTGCAACGCCAAGCCGAAGCTGCCACCTATCAGTTGGGCAGCGCCTCTCTCCTGATCGGGATGGCGGCCGTGGAGCAGGTCAGTCTGGTGCGCCAGGCTGTCAAGCACCTCGAGCAACTGGGCGCGAAATTCAACGAAGACGTGCAGGTGCGAATCCGTAACGGGCTGGAGACCTTGTGCGTGGCGCGCTGGGAATCCACGCACGACCTTCGCTTCCACACTCCAATCGGCTCGCGGCGGCCCTTGCATGCGGGCGCCTCCGGCAAACTCCTGCTGGCCTTCGCCCCGGAAGCGGTTGCCGCGGAGATCCTGGCGGCGGATGTTCCCAGGTACACGCCGCAGACCCTTTCGCGGACGAAACTCTCGCAGGAGCTGGGCCGCATTCGCAAGCAGGGCTACTCAGTGTCCCACGGCGAAATATCGGCCGATGTGGTCGCAATCGCGGCACCGGTGCGTGACGGCAGCGGCCAGGTGATCGCGGCCATCAGCATCGCGGCGCCGGCGAGCCGGGCACCCGACAAGGGCGAAAAGTTCATCCAGCCCCTGTTGGGAGCCGCCCAGGCGCTGTCCGCGGAACTCGGCTTTCGCGCGCCTGCATGA
- a CDS encoding porin, whose protein sequence is MKRKLTSLVALAACAGAPMAAQAQSNTAAQNGNGDPPKEVSRVGQSATIYGRIDLSADYSKNGSVSQMQLRDNASRLGFRGTEDLGGGLVGTFGLEMGINADSGLPTTPFFRNSYVGLVGGFGAFAMGRLDSANPTGSPIYTLVTRHSEFVIHDAGATAVGTSVLNARNRVSNAFGYQSPYFADLVFRARYYMNGEGVTESATGPIRFESDFKQFDVSLSYEPQGPLGLGIGYGKDDRRGGIPTNGFKDKWLAVAGYNFGPVRAWAIVGQDNYNGTATTRNKVDIRYIGASAPLPIGKVSANYSTRDVQTDRNGQLTKFSIGYSYPLSKRTQLFAIYDQQDPNNKVVDNTLRTVSLGIQHNF, encoded by the coding sequence ATGAAGAGAAAACTGACCAGCCTTGTCGCGCTGGCCGCTTGCGCAGGCGCCCCGATGGCTGCCCAAGCCCAGAGCAACACCGCTGCACAGAACGGCAATGGCGATCCACCCAAGGAAGTGAGTCGCGTCGGTCAAAGTGCGACCATCTACGGCCGAATCGATCTCAGCGCGGACTATTCGAAGAACGGTTCGGTGTCGCAGATGCAGTTGCGCGACAACGCGTCGCGCCTGGGCTTTCGCGGCACCGAAGACCTCGGCGGCGGCCTGGTGGGCACGTTTGGACTGGAGATGGGCATCAATGCCGACAGCGGCCTCCCGACGACCCCCTTCTTCCGCAACTCGTACGTCGGACTGGTGGGTGGCTTCGGCGCGTTCGCGATGGGGCGCCTGGACTCGGCCAACCCGACTGGCTCGCCGATCTACACACTCGTGACACGGCACAGCGAGTTCGTGATCCACGATGCCGGCGCCACGGCGGTCGGCACGTCGGTTCTCAACGCCCGCAACCGCGTGTCGAACGCGTTCGGCTACCAGAGCCCCTATTTCGCCGATCTGGTCTTCCGGGCGCGCTACTACATGAACGGCGAGGGGGTCACCGAATCGGCGACCGGGCCGATCCGGTTCGAAAGCGACTTCAAGCAGTTCGATGTGTCGCTGAGTTATGAGCCCCAAGGGCCGCTGGGCCTGGGCATCGGCTACGGCAAGGACGACCGCCGCGGCGGCATCCCCACGAACGGTTTCAAGGACAAGTGGCTCGCAGTGGCCGGGTACAACTTCGGACCGGTCCGGGCCTGGGCCATCGTCGGCCAGGACAACTACAACGGCACAGCCACGACACGCAACAAGGTGGACATCCGCTACATCGGGGCGTCGGCGCCGCTTCCCATCGGAAAGGTCAGCGCCAACTACAGCACGCGCGATGTCCAGACCGATCGCAACGGCCAATTGACGAAATTCTCCATCGGCTACTCGTACCCGCTGAGCAAGCGCACGCAGCTCTTCGCGATCTATGACCAGCAGGACCCCAACAACAAGGTGGTGGACAACACGCTTCGCACGGTGAGCCTGGGCATCCAGCACAACTTCTGA
- a CDS encoding Bug family tripartite tricarboxylate transporter substrate binding protein: MKRQSSRLLALALGFLAFAAQAAWPERPVRFVVPFPAGGPADNTMRTVAQRLGEIWRQPTIVENRPGAPGMVFAANTAPDGYTLLLGAGSHIVTAPLMNPKLAYNPQRDFAPVSLLLTNTPVLTVHPSLKVRTLKELIALAKSKPGALAYSSAGKGSPSHLMMEMFTDLTGTDMTHVPFKGGAPAVQDLMGGHVQLGVNATPTVLQYINTGKLTAIVVASAKRDPALPNVPTATESGVPNFEYLIWYGIFAPAKTPAAIVEKVSTDIQKVLAEPSTVQQMRIQGADPAGSSPKAFAKMIQDDINAWSKLIKEKKLSIDE, encoded by the coding sequence ATGAAACGTCAATCCAGCCGCTTGCTGGCCCTGGCCCTGGGCTTTCTTGCATTCGCCGCCCAGGCCGCGTGGCCGGAGCGACCCGTCCGATTCGTCGTCCCCTTTCCGGCGGGCGGCCCCGCAGACAACACCATGCGCACGGTGGCACAGCGGCTCGGAGAGATATGGCGGCAGCCCACGATCGTCGAGAACCGGCCGGGCGCCCCTGGAATGGTGTTCGCGGCGAACACTGCACCGGATGGCTACACCCTGCTGCTGGGCGCCGGCTCCCACATCGTCACTGCGCCCCTGATGAATCCCAAGCTCGCGTACAACCCGCAGCGGGATTTCGCGCCCGTCAGCCTGCTGCTCACGAACACCCCGGTGCTCACCGTGCACCCCTCCCTCAAGGTCCGCACGCTGAAGGAGCTGATCGCCCTGGCCAAGAGCAAGCCCGGCGCATTGGCCTACAGCTCGGCAGGGAAGGGAAGCCCCAGCCACTTGATGATGGAAATGTTCACCGACCTGACGGGCACGGACATGACACATGTGCCCTTCAAGGGCGGCGCACCTGCCGTCCAGGATTTGATGGGAGGCCATGTACAGCTGGGCGTCAATGCCACGCCCACCGTGCTGCAGTACATCAACACCGGGAAGCTGACAGCCATCGTGGTCGCCAGCGCGAAACGCGATCCCGCATTGCCGAATGTTCCGACGGCAACCGAATCGGGGGTTCCCAACTTCGAATACCTGATCTGGTACGGCATATTCGCTCCGGCCAAAACACCGGCCGCGATCGTCGAGAAAGTCAGCACAGACATCCAAAAGGTGCTGGCAGAACCGAGCACCGTCCAGCAGATGCGCATCCAGGGCGCCGACCCGGCGGGATCTTCGCCGAAGGCGTTCGCGAAGATGATTCAGGACGACATCAACGCGTGGAGCAAGCTGATCAAGGAAAAGAAACTCAGCATCGACGAGTAA
- a CDS encoding N-formylglutamate amidohydrolase — translation MNSRLPRLPQKSTAAYSLYPSATDDALPLVVDSPHSCRAMPPVIGCIAPETALMTGVDAYVDELWSSVPYVGGELLCANFHRCFVDANRSALDIDQDMLETPWPTLTQTSNEARRGMGLIRRFALPGVPMYDRKLTVREVQHRIHAFHTPYYERLNAAMDAAVARFGQAWHIDCHSMKSVGNAMNADAGQSRPDLVISDAEGTSCDPAFTQWVADVWQAKWGYQVAVNHPYKGGEIIRRVGKPLQNRHSVQIEINRGIYMNEATFEKTANFDRLASHIDVFLHELRDYIHSRLQPEGAQVPGYR, via the coding sequence ATGAACTCCAGGCTCCCCAGGCTTCCACAGAAATCGACCGCCGCCTACTCGCTGTACCCATCGGCCACGGATGACGCGCTTCCCTTGGTCGTGGACTCACCCCACAGCTGCCGCGCAATGCCCCCCGTCATCGGATGCATCGCCCCGGAAACTGCGTTGATGACGGGCGTCGACGCCTACGTCGACGAGCTTTGGTCGTCGGTGCCCTATGTCGGCGGGGAATTGCTCTGCGCGAACTTCCACCGCTGCTTCGTCGACGCCAATCGCAGCGCCCTGGACATCGATCAGGACATGCTGGAAACGCCGTGGCCCACGCTGACCCAGACATCCAATGAGGCCCGGCGCGGCATGGGCCTGATTCGCCGTTTCGCGTTGCCGGGTGTGCCCATGTACGACCGCAAGCTCACCGTGCGCGAGGTGCAGCACCGCATTCATGCCTTTCACACGCCCTACTACGAGCGGCTGAACGCCGCAATGGATGCAGCCGTCGCCCGCTTCGGACAGGCATGGCATATCGACTGTCACTCGATGAAGAGCGTCGGCAACGCCATGAACGCCGACGCCGGCCAGTCGCGGCCCGACCTTGTGATCAGCGATGCCGAGGGGACTTCCTGCGACCCGGCATTCACGCAGTGGGTTGCCGACGTCTGGCAGGCAAAGTGGGGCTACCAGGTCGCTGTCAACCACCCGTACAAGGGCGGCGAGATCATCCGGCGGGTCGGCAAGCCCCTGCAAAACCGGCACAGCGTTCAGATCGAGATCAACCGCGGTATCTACATGAACGAAGCAACGTTCGAGAAGACGGCGAACTTCGACCGGCTTGCCTCCCACATCGACGTCTTCCTGCACGAGCTCCGCGACTACATCCACAGCCGGCTGCAGCCGGAGGGCGCCCAGGTCCCCGGCTACCGCTGA
- a CDS encoding ABC transporter substrate-binding protein produces MNGWKCLACLCALLAFQASGKELVVGQVAANLQDPLLPGYQMKSGIELYLEAINRAGGVHGNSIRLVARERKTAAADAIAKTQDLVDEHKPIALIGLPGTAPMEALIKEGVVDKIGLPIVGIRTGASSLHEPTNPWLFHTRASYAAEADKIVRHLSTIGLKRVAVFHENSAFGKEALKHTLAALERAKMRPLATSTYETDSTDVQPAIRSLSAVAPDAVVAAGLSPAVAELYKSLRNSGAPRVQVFAFSTVDASTVVKLIGSSDARGMGIAQVVPDPANRKSALVREFQDHARKLRDDKFELTQGAMEGYLAAKVLVEGMRRAGPNPTPARLRAGLETLRNFDAGGVVIHFSPKSHSGASYVNIGILANDGRLMN; encoded by the coding sequence TGTTGGCGTTTCAGGCAAGTGGCAAGGAACTGGTGGTAGGCCAAGTGGCGGCGAACCTTCAGGACCCGCTCTTGCCGGGGTACCAGATGAAGAGCGGAATCGAGTTGTACCTGGAGGCGATCAACCGGGCCGGAGGCGTTCACGGCAACAGCATCCGCCTGGTGGCGAGGGAACGGAAGACGGCGGCCGCTGACGCCATCGCCAAGACCCAGGACCTTGTCGATGAACACAAGCCGATCGCGCTGATCGGCCTTCCGGGGACGGCCCCCATGGAGGCGCTGATCAAGGAAGGCGTGGTCGACAAGATCGGCCTGCCCATCGTGGGCATACGCACCGGCGCAAGCTCGCTGCACGAGCCGACGAACCCCTGGCTGTTCCACACCCGGGCGAGCTATGCCGCCGAGGCTGACAAGATCGTGCGCCACCTGAGCACCATCGGCCTGAAAAGGGTCGCGGTGTTTCACGAGAACTCCGCCTTCGGCAAGGAGGCGCTCAAGCACACCCTGGCGGCACTGGAGCGAGCGAAAATGAGGCCACTGGCGACGTCCACCTATGAGACGGACAGCACCGACGTCCAGCCGGCGATCCGCTCGCTGTCCGCCGTGGCACCCGATGCAGTAGTCGCGGCTGGCCTCAGCCCTGCGGTGGCTGAACTGTACAAGAGCTTGCGGAACAGCGGCGCGCCACGGGTGCAGGTCTTCGCCTTCTCCACGGTCGATGCATCCACGGTCGTGAAACTGATCGGAAGCAGCGACGCGCGCGGTATGGGCATCGCGCAAGTGGTGCCTGATCCCGCCAACCGGAAGTCAGCCCTCGTGCGGGAGTTCCAGGACCACGCCAGGAAACTCAGGGACGACAAATTCGAGCTGACACAGGGCGCCATGGAGGGCTATCTCGCCGCCAAGGTGCTGGTCGAGGGCATGCGCAGGGCGGGGCCGAATCCAACCCCGGCCCGCCTGCGGGCCGGCCTTGAGACCCTGCGCAACTTCGATGCCGGAGGCGTCGTCATCCACTTCAGTCCGAAGAGCCACTCGGGCGCTTCATACGTCAACATCGGCATCCTCGCCAACGACGGCAGGCTCATGAACTAG
- a CDS encoding CocE/NonD family hydrolase, protein MGVESDVMVPMRDGIALATDIYFPTTDGKRAPGRYPCILERTPYGKGEPSRSERDSTDTEPLTRREVAGYFVKNGYVVIYQDCRGRHKSGGEFTKYLDDANDGYDTCRWITSQGWSDGTIATKGLSYAAHTQMAAASAGAPGLRAMVVDSGGFSNGFQSGIRQGGAYELKQAAWAVMFAAEHAGLELSPEDLDRWFKRMPWRRGHSPLTPTPQYEEFLFDQWERGSFDEFWKQPGIYAQGYYPQLWHLPVIHISSWYDVYSRTAIENFSGTIADGAPKRLILGPWTHGNRWETYAGDVDFGPAARFEGNLAPSLLEFRRRWFDRWLKGCCNGANHEPPVMLFVMGGGTGRKNADGRLDHGGCWRAEEQWPIPSTEKTTLHLHADGTLATTRPTEPRAAREYVFDPLDPVPTIGGSVVSRPPAIFAGGFDQVERADFFGCKSPGRPLADRHDVLVFQTAPLQQDLEVTGDIEVVLHVSTNCPDTDFTAKLIDVYPPSADYPQGYALNLTDGIIRARYRDSWESPELLQPGAIYRVTVRMLPTSNLFKRGHRIRLDISSSNFPKFDVNPNTGEAEARAQRTQPASNRIHMDSGSPSYVVLPIVPKAERT, encoded by the coding sequence GTGGGCGTCGAGTCCGATGTGATGGTCCCGATGCGCGATGGCATCGCGCTGGCCACCGACATCTACTTTCCCACGACCGATGGCAAGCGCGCGCCGGGGCGCTATCCCTGCATTTTGGAGCGGACCCCGTACGGAAAAGGCGAGCCCAGCCGGTCAGAGCGCGATTCAACGGACACGGAGCCGCTGACGCGACGCGAGGTCGCCGGGTACTTCGTGAAAAACGGGTATGTGGTGATCTACCAGGATTGCCGGGGACGACACAAGTCGGGTGGCGAATTCACCAAGTACCTCGATGATGCAAACGACGGCTACGACACCTGCCGCTGGATCACTTCGCAGGGCTGGTCGGACGGCACGATCGCAACGAAAGGGCTTTCCTACGCTGCGCACACCCAGATGGCCGCCGCGAGCGCCGGCGCCCCGGGTCTGCGCGCGATGGTCGTCGACTCGGGAGGGTTCTCCAACGGCTTCCAGAGCGGAATCCGCCAGGGCGGCGCCTATGAGCTCAAGCAGGCAGCGTGGGCCGTCATGTTCGCTGCCGAGCATGCCGGATTGGAGCTAAGCCCCGAGGACCTCGACCGCTGGTTCAAACGGATGCCCTGGCGCCGCGGACACTCTCCACTGACGCCCACCCCGCAGTACGAGGAATTCCTGTTCGACCAATGGGAGCGTGGCAGCTTCGACGAGTTCTGGAAGCAGCCCGGCATCTACGCCCAAGGCTACTACCCGCAGTTGTGGCACCTGCCGGTTATCCACATCTCGTCCTGGTATGACGTGTACTCACGCACGGCGATCGAGAACTTCAGCGGAACGATCGCGGATGGCGCGCCCAAGCGCCTGATCCTGGGGCCCTGGACCCACGGGAACCGATGGGAAACCTACGCCGGCGATGTGGACTTCGGACCGGCGGCGCGCTTCGAGGGCAACCTGGCGCCCAGCCTTCTTGAATTCCGGCGGCGTTGGTTCGACCGCTGGCTCAAGGGATGCTGCAACGGGGCGAACCATGAGCCGCCCGTGATGCTGTTCGTAATGGGCGGCGGGACAGGTCGAAAGAACGCGGACGGCCGGCTGGACCACGGAGGCTGCTGGCGTGCTGAAGAGCAATGGCCCATCCCGAGCACCGAGAAGACGACGCTCCACTTGCACGCGGACGGGACGCTCGCCACCACGCGGCCTACGGAGCCGCGAGCCGCGCGCGAATACGTGTTCGATCCGCTGGACCCCGTGCCCACGATCGGCGGCAGTGTGGTCTCACGCCCCCCTGCCATCTTCGCGGGCGGTTTCGACCAGGTGGAACGCGCCGACTTCTTCGGTTGCAAATCGCCCGGGCGCCCGTTGGCGGATCGCCATGACGTTCTCGTGTTCCAGACGGCACCGCTGCAACAGGATCTCGAGGTCACCGGCGACATCGAAGTCGTGCTGCACGTCTCAACCAATTGCCCGGACACGGATTTCACTGCAAAGCTGATCGACGTCTATCCACCCAGCGCTGACTATCCCCAAGGTTATGCCCTGAACCTGACCGACGGCATCATTCGCGCCCGCTACCGCGACTCCTGGGAGAGCCCCGAGCTGCTGCAGCCAGGCGCCATCTACAGGGTCACGGTGCGCATGCTGCCGACCAGCAACCTCTTCAAGCGAGGCCACCGCATCAGGCTGGACATCTCCAGCAGCAACTTCCCCAAGTTCGACGTCAATCCGAACACCGGTGAAGCGGAGGCGCGGGCACAGCGAACGCAGCCGGCCAGCAATCGCATCCACATGGATTCGGGAAGCCCTTCGTATGTCGTGCTTCCCATCGTGCCGAAGGCGGAAAGGACCTAG
- a CDS encoding cupin domain-containing protein: protein MMNTLHSVVTGHSLSSDGPWISEGPGKWSRPLRFLKNGRGWVELMRLDPGVKITLHRHTGEVHAYNLRGQRRLSSGEVIASGDYVHEPAGNVDWWEAIGDEPLVVMVVVMGAVEYISYDGIVKQRITTADRIADYRRWCEDTGTSPLNNLFE, encoded by the coding sequence ATGATGAACACTCTTCACTCCGTCGTGACTGGCCATTCCTTGTCATCAGACGGGCCTTGGATTTCCGAAGGCCCGGGAAAGTGGTCGCGACCCCTGCGCTTCCTGAAAAACGGTCGAGGCTGGGTGGAACTGATGCGCCTCGACCCGGGCGTCAAGATCACGCTGCACCGCCACACGGGCGAGGTCCACGCGTACAACCTTCGGGGGCAGCGCCGGCTGTCCTCCGGTGAAGTGATTGCTTCCGGCGACTACGTGCACGAACCCGCCGGAAACGTCGACTGGTGGGAAGCCATCGGCGATGAGCCCCTGGTGGTAATGGTCGTCGTCATGGGGGCCGTTGAATACATCAGCTACGACGGTATTGTGAAACAACGCATCACGACGGCCGACCGCATCGCGGACTATCGGCGCTGGTGCGAAGACACAGGGACGTCGCCGCTGAACAACCTGTTCGAATGA